One Mercenaria mercenaria strain notata chromosome 12, MADL_Memer_1, whole genome shotgun sequence DNA segment encodes these proteins:
- the LOC128547383 gene encoding zinc finger protein 98-like, whose product MHTGEKCFKCDVCDYACKHSSHMKRHRRIHTGEKCFKCYVCDYACNDGSSLKRHRRIHTGEKCFKCDVCDYACNDGSHLKRHVIIHTGEKCFRCDVCDYACNNGSSLKRHRRIHTGEKCFKCDVCDYACNNGSSLKRHRRIHTGEKCFKCYVCDYACNYGSSLKRHRRIHTGEKCLKCDVCDYACNYGSDLKRHRRIHTAEKCFKCDVCDYACSDGSSLKKHRRIHTGEKCFKCHVCDYACKDSSHMKRHRRIHTGEKCFKCDVCDYACNDGSSLKKHRRIHTGEKCFKCDVCDYACNYGSSLKRHRRIHTGEKCFKCDVCDYACNDGSSLKKHRRIHTGEKCFKCGVCDYASNDSSHMKRHIRIHTGE is encoded by the coding sequence AtgcatactggagagaaatgctttaaatgtgatgtttgtgactatgcGTGTAAACACAGCAGTCATATGAAGAGacataggagaatacatactggagagaaatgttttaaatgttatgtttgtgactatgcttgtaatgaCGGCAGTAGTCTGAAGAGacataggagaatacatactggagagaaatgctttaaatgtgatgtttgtgattatgcttGTAATGACGGCAGTCATCTGAAGAGACATGTAataatacatactggagagaaatgctttagatgtgatgtttgtgactatgcttgtaataACGGTAGTAGTCTGAAGAGacataggagaatacatactggagagaaatgctttaaatgtgatgtttgtgactatgcttgtaataACGGTAGTAGTCTGAAGAGacataggagaatacatactggagagaaatgttttaaatgttatgtttgtgactatgcttgtaattACGGCAGTAGTCTGAAGAGacataggagaatacatactggagagaaatgcttaaaatgtgatgtttgtgactatgcttgtaattACGGCAGTGATCTGAAGAGacataggagaatacatactgcagagaaatgctttaaatgtgatgtttgtgactatgcttgtagtGACGGCAGTAGTCTAAAGAAACATAGaagaatacatacaggagagaaatgctttaaatgtcaTGTTTGTGACTATGCGTGTAAAGACAGCAGTCATATGAAGAGacataggagaatacatactggagagaaatgctttaaatgtgatgtttgtgactatgcttgtaatgaCGGCAGTAGTCTAAAGAAACATAGAAGAATACATACAGgggagaaatgctttaaatgtgatgtttgtgactatgcttgtaattACGGTAGTAGTCTGAAGAGacataggagaatacatactggagagaaatgctttaaatgtgatgtttgtgattatgcttGTAATGACGGCAGTAGTCTAAAGAAACATAGAAGAATACATACAGgggagaaatgctttaaatgtggtGTTTGTGACTATGCTAGTAATGACAGCAGTCATATGAAGAGACATAtaagaatacatactggagagtaa